In the genome of Deltaproteobacteria bacterium, the window CAGCCACATCGTCATTCATGGTCTCAAAGATGCTCTCATAGGTCTCGGTCTGGTCATCAGCCACGAGAAGCACGTTCCTCTCCCAGGTCTTTGTATTTGCCGCCTCTTCGTAAGCGATGACCTTGTTCACCACGAGTTCCCCTTCCTCGGCGCTTGCCACAGGGAGCCTGCCGATACAGATATCGGGGACGGCATCATCGCCGCTGACCTCGGCGAACCAGTCGTCGGTGGCCACCTCCCCTCCGTACTCGGTGAAGGTGAGATAGGTGGGGACGTAGGGGGTCGGGTCCTGCAGGAACCACCCCCAGTTGTTCTTGTAGTCGTAGGTGCCGTCCCCGAGAAGAAGGACGTATCGAGGAGCGGGCCTTGTCCAGCTCCGGTAGGCATGGGTCAAGAAATCCTTGATCGCCTGCGGGGTGGCAATCCCATAACTGAACTCATCGTAAACGTCTTCAAGATCGACGACCTTTGCCCTTAGGCCCTGGCTCTGGCGCAAAGACACAAGATCCGTAAGCCACCCGTATGGTTCTCCATTGTCGTCCAGGCCGACACCCTTGGAGGTGATGATAATGTAGTCGGCCCCTTGTGCCGGTCCGTCAGACAGGGTGGACGGCGTGTCCTCCGAGATCCCTGAAGGGGTCTTCACGGCGCCCGAAGAGACGACCAGATAGGTCCGGTCTCCGGTCATGGCCGTATCGGGCTCAAACTCGACCGTGTAGGGACCACCACCCGAGACCACAGAGCCTGTGACCCGGCAGACATCGGAAGGCGATGTGACGTCAAACACGGACACATCACTGCTTGCGAAGCCCGAAACCTGATAGCGGTACCCTGCCTCATGGGAGAAGAGGAGCTCGTCCCCGGTTGCCGCGAAACTCCTCGGATATGTCACCTCGAACCAGTCGACCCGGAGAGCGTCCTCTCCGCTCAGACACTCGATAGTAACTGTGTTGTCCCCGTCAAGAAGGCCGACGTTGCTGATCGTTCCCTCATAGAAAGCGATGCCGCTCCAGGTAAAGGTCTCAACCGACCCGTTGATAGAAACCCTCACCCGATGATCCGTATCGTAGGTTCCGATCATGGAGAGGGTGAGCGTCCCCGGTCCTTCCGGATCCGGAACCGGAAGGGTGAAGTCCACCGGGTTCCCGCCTCCCTTGAGTCCGTCGCCCAGGACGGCGTCGTAGAAAAACCAGCGATCGAGGCTGTCGGACCCGGGGGCAAGCCGCCAGTACCAGCGGTCTTCCTCGAAACGGACCGTGTACGTGTACGTGTCCGGGACCAAAGCAGCTCCAGGCGTCCCATCCACGGCGAGCATCCGCTTTGGGTCACCGGAACCTCCATCAGTGGTGAGCCAGTATACGTTCTGGGTGGTATACTTGGCGTACTTTCCGTCAACAGGCCTTCCATAAAACTCGATGAAGTCTCCGTCGTCGAACCGGCCGGGTACACCCTCATCGAGAACATGAAGGGGGACCTCTTCTCCGAGATGGTAGAGCCGGACCCGACTCAGGACGATCGGGTCGGGGTCGATCCCGTTGTCCAGAAGGAAGTCCCTGGTAACCCGGTAGATCCCCTCCTGGGACAGGAGTACCTTGTAGGCCGAGCCTTCCGAAGGCGGGCTCCAGGAGCCGACCGCCGGGCCCGAGGGCCCGGTCTCAGCCCCCGCGAGAAGGGCCTTCCCCGCCTCCTCGAAATCGATCCGCACCCGGATCCGCTTGTAAAGGGTGAGCTCCCTGGTTGCAGGATTGAAGGCAAGGGGATAGAAGAGGACCTGGAGCTTTCTCTGGTCCCGGACCGTGTAGATCTCTCCGAGCCTCGCCGCCGTCTTGGGATAAGGGGCATCTGTTGCATACGCCGCCTCATCGATGGTAAAGATCTCGGCCACATGCTTCAGACCCCCTGCCTCCTCCACCCTCCTCTCTGGAACAGGATAGACCCAGTAGCCCCGGTGGGTCTCGGCCTCTGTCTCTGCCACCTCGATCTTCGCCTTCACCCCTTCGGGAAGGTCGAGGAGAACCCCCTTTACGGGAAGCTCGGGCTTGCCAGCTTCCTGGGTTAGCCCGTGGATGTACCCTGGGATCCGAAGCCGCGAAAAGAGCTCGCCCCCTCCCTCGGCAGCCTCCGCGTCAAAGCCCTCTGTCAGAAGCTCCACCGTGATGCCGGTCGGGCCAGATGAGATAACCCGAACCCCTGGGGAAAGGGCCCTGGTGTCCGAGTCTCGAGCCCGGCTTTGCCTCCCTCCCTCCTCTCCGTCGGGGACGCCGTCACCGTCGGTGTCGGGGTTGAAAGGGTCTGTCCCGCGCTCGTATTCGTCGAGGCTTGTGAGGCCGTCAAAATCCGGATCGAGCCCAGAATCATCGAAACCGGGATCCAGGCCGTGGGCAAGCTCCCAGTCATCGGCCATCGCGTCCCCGTCCCAGTCCACGCAGATCGGGCCGTGGACGGTCCTCCCTCCACGGACGTCGACGTCCTCGAGCCTGTAAAAGTAGAGGGTGCCGGGGGTGACGTCGGTGTCCTCATATGTATAGGTATTCTCTGCAACCGAGAAGATCGCACCGGGAATGAGCGCCTCGGTGAGCCTCACGTACGGTCCTCCCCGGCTCGATGCCCGGTAGAGGTCAAACCCGAAGTTCTCGCTTTCCCCGGCCGTCTCCCACTCGATCCGTACCGAGCCCTCATGGCCCGTGGCCTTGAAGGAGACGAGGTCGACCGAGGTGGTCGCGCTCTGCTCAGATCCCACCGTGTAGAAGGTCGAAGGATCAGACTGGTTGTTGTACTCGGTCGAGATCCAGTCGGCTGACCGGGCGCTGTCGGAAATACGGAGTTCGTCGATAGTACCGTCAAAATGCCCTCCATTATTCCAGCCTCTCCCGATAGATGTTCCCTCCCACTGATCATAACTGATTGAACCAGAAAGAGAAGCGGTATTGGAATCCTGTGACCCGTCAAGGTATATCTTCATCGTTGATCCGTCCCAGGTGACGACGACATAGATCCAGGAAGTCGAATAGCTCCCCGAGGAATCCAACGTCTGAAAGGTACTTCCATTACCTATTTCAAACATCATGACACCACCACTGGTGGTAGCAACATCCACCCCTTGATTATTACCCGAATTCAACCCCGTGCCGAAAGGATAGCCCGCCTTGATCGCATCGGGTTTAATCCAAAGGGAAACCGTGATTGCAGTGCTGGGAGTCTGTGAACCACTACCAGTATCACTATCATACGCATACTCATCACTACCATTGAAATCTAAGCTGCCATCGATTTTCCCAGACACCTGGTTAGAGCTGTCCATGTTGCCCGACGTCTCGTCATTCGAGTTCGAGGTACTGTCTTGTATGTCATTGGAACTCCCGGTTGGTGTATCATTCAGATGCCAAACGCTGACATAGTCGTCGTTGGCATTGGAGGGGTCGCAGTTCCAGACGTCCCCTGGAAGCTCTGTGGGACTGGTGATGCAGCTGTTCCCGTAAAACATGTAGATATCCGTGTTGCTGGTCGAAGAGAGACTGGTCACTTTCACCCACGCCACCAGGATGTTGTTCGTCTCGTCATAGACCTCGATCTCGTGGGGAAGGGGGGTTTTCATGTTCGATGCGCGGAAGACGATATCATCCCCGTCAGGGTCTGTGACGTCTCCCTCCAGGTCCGTGAAGTCCGTGCCCGTGAGCTTTATCATCACGGGGAAATAGCTCAGGTCCGCGTCGACCTTGGAGGCCTGGATGGTGATCTTCTTGTACTTGGAAAAGGTGCACGCGCCGTGAGTACGAGAGGCAAATCCGAACAAGATACCAGCCGTAATCAGGGCCACAAGGATCCGTACGGCCCACCTCCGGCCGCCCGAGACCGGCCGTCCAGGGGAAATGGTACGAATGCAAACGGGCTTCAAGGTCTTCTTCCCTGTATCCATCGGTATCTGACCTCTATATCTGGCGGAGTCGAGGCACGCCAACCGGTATCTCTGTGGGCAGCCCCGGCAAAAAACCATGCGTCCAGGCCCCTCCCGCCTTCGGGCACTCTTACGAGAAGATGATGCGTTCAAAACAAGATTGCCGCACGATTCCATGAACTTATGTTGCAATTCCCGTTCCAAGACCCTGGAAAAAGGGCCTGGGGAACGCAGTCGAACGATATGGATAAGTAGGTGTTTTCATAGTTGCTTTTATCACAAGGCAGCAAGGCCAGCAGGTGGACCTGCTCGTCCTGCAAAAATCCCGGTCCGCGGGGTTATGACAATCTTTCAAAGAAACGCAAAAACTCCCCACCACAAACAAAGGCGGCGTCATTCACTACTGACACCGCCTTTGCCGATTCAAACCAGGCCGGAATAGGGGGCTATGAGCCCTAGTCGGCATGGGGGTTGAAACGCGCCCTCCAGCTTACATAGATCCTCTTGGCATAGACCGCACCCTCGAGTTCGCTCCGAAAACCAAGCCTCACTCTGGAACGCGGCGCCACGAGCGTGCCCCTGAACTCTGCAAAGGGGGCGATTCTGATTCTATCCCTTCTACATCTTCCTGTGCTGCCGAGCACGTTGAAGGTCACGTCTCTTGTCGAGCCTGATTCGATGTTGACCCTGGCCCGCATGCCGATCCGCAGCCTCTTTACTACGTTTATGGTGACAGGGCCGCCTGAAAGATCGACCGACAGAGTGGCGCCCCGATAGAGATAGAGCCTGCGCATGTTGTAGACACCGCTCGAGAGGCGGAGAGTGGCTCCCCGCTTCACCCTTACGGTCCCGTAAGACCCCTCGGGCAGGTTCAGGGTGTGGTTTCTCTTGACCCTTATGTTCTCTCCACCGGCGCTGAAGTCGAGTTCCGGCAGGTCGATCGCCGAAAGACCTGCCTCTTCACCCTCTGTCACGGTCCCTGTCACATTCAGTTTCGCGTGCTTGTATACACGGACCTCATCATTGGTGAGGACGTCCCCGTCAATGGTAATCGAACCCATGACCCTGATCTTGTCCAAAGCCGTGAGGTCCCCTTCGAGTATACCGGAGCATCCCCGCGTGATCGTGATTTTTTGATTCGAACCGACGTTTCCCTTGGAGTCCGCGATCCCCCGTAGCCTGACCATCTCATCGCCATAGAGGACATAGGCCCCGAGACCGCCCTCTTCCTGGACCGGGACAAACTCATCCACTCCCATGTCGGGCATATCCCCGACGATGCGAGGATCCCCTTCGAAGTCCGTCTCTGGAAGAGACGGCGCCTCCGGGTCCCCCACATCTATGCAAACCGATTCTGCTGCAAGATGGAAATCGCCGTTTTCCGGGTCAAGGAATCCAGGATCCGCATCGATGTTGCCCAGGCCGGAGTACCCCCCCTGGATATCTGAATAGGCGACGTCCGGGTAACTTGTAGCACCGGCGTGAATCTCACCGTCGGCCGGCGCTGTGTCTCCCCAGAGAATCGTGTTGGTGACTACAGGGGACGAATAGGCATCGTTGTACATCCCACCGCCGCTCGCACCAGCAGTATTTTCAAAGAAGGTGCAGTTGGTAACAGTGGGGGAGGAGTAATAGTAGTTGTACATCGCCCCGCCATACCGATTGGCCGCATTACCGTGGAAAGTCGAGTTGACTATCGTCGGCGAGGACCATATGAAATTGTAGATCCCGCCGCCGTCGTAGTTTGCTTCATTTCCATAGAAGCTACAATTTGTAATGGTCGGAGACGCGTAGTAGTAGTTTACGATCCCTCCGCCGTGGTACCCTGACTTGTTCTGGTGGAAGGTGCAGTTGGAAATGCTGGGAGAGGAGCGGTAGTTCCGGATACCGCCGCCGTTGGATAGGCTGTATCCATTGATGATGGTCAATCCATCTATCGTGGCATCGGCCGTCACGTAGAAACAAAGAGTCTTTTGGTTCCCATCGAGGGTAGTGACATTCTTGGCCCAGTCCCTTTGCTCTCGCTCGGTTTCCGTGCCGTTGAATCCGCCGTATATGGCCACGGCCTTGCTGACATAGACATAGGTTTGGAGCTGGTATGTACCCGCTGCGATCCAGACCTCGTCTCCTTCACCGGCCAGATTTATCGCGCTCTGGACGCTCTGGACCGCCGTGGCCCAACTCTGTCCATCATTGAAGTCGGAACCGTCGGGCTTTACGTACCAGACATCGGCCCAACCGCTGCCTCCGAGGGCGAGAACGAGGAAGCATGAAACCACCAAAACGAGACGTTTCATTTTCACTCTCCTTTCTAATGAGTGGTTCTTCCTCCCCCGAAGTCACTCAAGACAGCAGAATCCTTGGTAAAGTCATGCAAACGGCATCGGTACTCTTCTCCTTTCTCGATAAGGGTTCTCACACGACCAGAGACTTAAAGCACAAAGCATGCCAACAGAAAAGACGTAAATTGGGCTTACAATATCAATCACTTAACACTATTATCGCTCTTTTGGACTCAAGAAGCGATGACAAATTGAGGCACCGTCTCGGAAAAAAGATTAGGCCAACCCGGGGAGACATGGATTTTGCCCCCTTTCCATCCGCCATATCGATTCACAGATCCAGGACCGGCTCTCCGTCTCGCAATCACGGGGACGGCCACGGAAGAAGAAAAAACGGAAACCGGAAAACCCGAAGGAATCGGCCGCCTCTGGTCCAAGGGCCCGGGGACGCAGAAGCCAGAGGGCCTTTTCTCCAAGGGATAGAGAAAGGCCCTCTTCCCCTTCTCAGTCGATGATCCGCCAGTAGGTAGTATAGAGGCCGGAGGTCTTATGAACGATTACGGAGGGCACAGTGCCGTCGACTCCGACCTTTGCGACGGGCACCCCGTTCATCAGGCCGATAACCACACCAGAGGCGATCGAGGTCCCGATGGCAATGGAACGGTCGGTTTTCCCGATAATGCTGCTGCTCTGGTCAAAGTTGTAGGCGGCGTTGCCGTTCAGGTAATTCAGGGCGTAAAGCCTGGCCGTCCCGAGGCTCGCCACCGCCTCGCAAGGATCCGTGGGAACATCTGCATCCGGCTCAAAGGTCGTGAAGTAGGCAACCCCCCCCAAAAACCAGGGCCGGGGCCAGGCACTTCTCACCCGTATTCTCCAGCATGATGTACCACCCGTCCTTATTGGCCAGATTGGTCAGGATCGCCTGCTTCTCAGCCTCGGTGCCCGTCATCAGAAGCCCGTCCGTCACGTCCTCAAGATCACCCCATTCCAGGGGCACGGTCGGATTCCGATCCTTGATGGCAAACAGATAGTCAACGTTTGTCTTGCCCAGGGGATGAGCCCGGTTGCCGCTCCCGATAAAAAGCATCTCGTATCCATCCTCCTGGGTTACGTCGGGTGGATAAAAGAACTTCCTGTGGTCCGTTCCGGACGTATCGGAATTGAATATGACCTTGCTTGTCCAACTGCTGGGATTCAAACCCCGGAGGTCAAACCGCCAGAGCTTCCCCCCCGTGTCCCCAACATAGAGTCGATCTACAAGACCGCTCCCCGTGGTGTCTACCGCGGTCACCGTACTGGCAATGGAGTGGGTCATGTTTGCGTCCTCAGCTCTGGTCCATCGCTTTACGTATGCCCCGGTAAGTATATCCACAACGTAGACCCCTCTGCCCATGGTATCGGCAGGGGCCGGATCCAATCCAGGTGTCACGGTGTCCTGGTTGATATCGTATCCCGCACTGATAAAGGCCACGGCCTTCTCGGTTCCCCCGTCGTCGA includes:
- a CDS encoding DUF2341 domain-containing protein — encoded protein: MDTGKKTLKPVCIRTISPGRPVSGGRRWAVRILVALITAGILFGFASRTHGACTFSKYKKITIQASKVDADLSYFPVMIKLTGTDFTDLEGDVTDPDGDDIVFRASNMKTPLPHEIEVYDETNNILVAWVKVTSLSSTSNTDIYMFYGNSCITSPTELPGDVWNCDPSNANDDYVSVWHLNDTPTGSSNDIQDSTSNSNDETSGNMDSSNQVSGKIDGSLDFNGSDEYAYDSDTGSGSQTPSTAITVSLWIKPDAIKAGYPFGTGLNSGNNQGVDVATTSGGVMMFEIGNGSTFQTLDSSGSYSTSWIYVVVTWDGSTMKIYLDGSQDSNTASLSGSISYDQWEGTSIGRGWNNGGHFDGTIDELRISDSARSADWISTEYNNQSDPSTFYTVGSEQSATTSVDLVSFKATGHEGSVRIEWETAGESENFGFDLYRASSRGGPYVRLTEALIPGAIFSVAENTYTYEDTDVTPGTLYFYRLEDVDVRGGRTVHGPICVDWDGDAMADDWELAHGLDPGFDDSGLDPDFDGLTSLDEYERGTDPFNPDTDGDGVPDGEEGGRQSRARDSDTRALSPGVRVISSGPTGITVELLTEGFDAEAAEGGGELFSRLRIPGYIHGLTQEAGKPELPVKGVLLDLPEGVKAKIEVAETEAETHRGYWVYPVPERRVEEAGGLKHVAEIFTIDEAAYATDAPYPKTAARLGEIYTVRDQRKLQVLFYPLAFNPATRELTLYKRIRVRIDFEEAGKALLAGAETGPSGPAVGSWSPPSEGSAYKVLLSQEGIYRVTRDFLLDNGIDPDPIVLSRVRLYHLGEEVPLHVLDEGVPGRFDDGDFIEFYGRPVDGKYAKYTTQNVYWLTTDGGSGDPKRMLAVDGTPGAALVPDTYTYTVRFEEDRWYWRLAPGSDSLDRWFFYDAVLGDGLKGGGNPVDFTLPVPDPEGPGTLTLSMIGTYDTDHRVRVSINGSVETFTWSGIAFYEGTISNVGLLDGDNTVTIECLSGEDALRVDWFEVTYPRSFAATGDELLFSHEAGYRYQVSGFASSDVSVFDVTSPSDVCRVTGSVVSGGGPYTVEFEPDTAMTGDRTYLVVSSGAVKTPSGISEDTPSTLSDGPAQGADYIIITSKGVGLDDNGEPYGWLTDLVSLRQSQGLRAKVVDLEDVYDEFSYGIATPQAIKDFLTHAYRSWTRPAPRYVLLLGDGTYDYKNNWGWFLQDPTPYVPTYLTFTEYGGEVATDDWFAEVSGDDAVPDICIGRLPVASAEEGELVVNKVIAYEEAANTKTWERNVLLVADDQTETYESIFETMNDDVAALMPRGLNPPLKAYLGDYVSPGALNDAIIGEITGGTLVVNYSGHAGRQQWAGENIFDNGDADGLGNNGKFPFFVSMSCEAGDFVYPEVWQSPSLVEAVLRPGDRGAVAALMPTGRTTTEGQRILDRALFDAVFRTDVRALGQAVASAKQALLANGSQYEDVSETFLLFGDPATNLKLPLPRRPAGLSARSVSGGIQVSWSAAKDCDGQDVKGYNLYRSLGPGGPYTKINDSLLAGEEFTDVTLEGGTRAYYVVTSVDTAGDESVRSVEVSAAAGTGTVNLSSSSGSSGGCFITAVTGGHSP
- a CDS encoding DUF1565 domain-containing protein, whose protein sequence is MKRLVLVVSCFLVLALGGSGWADVWYVKPDGSDFNDGQSWATAVQSVQSAINLAGEGDEVWIAAGTYQLQTYVYVSKAVAIYGGFNGTETEREQRDWAKNVTTLDGNQKTLCFYVTADATIDGLTIINGYSLSNGGGIRNYRSSPSISNCTFHQNKSGYHGGGIVNYYYASPTITNCSFYGNEANYDGGGIYNFIWSSPTIVNSTFHGNAANRYGGAMYNYYYSSPTVTNCTFFENTAGASGGGMYNDAYSSPVVTNTILWGDTAPADGEIHAGATSYPDVAYSDIQGGYSGLGNIDADPGFLDPENGDFHLAAESVCIDVGDPEAPSLPETDFEGDPRIVGDMPDMGVDEFVPVQEEGGLGAYVLYGDEMVRLRGIADSKGNVGSNQKITITRGCSGILEGDLTALDKIRVMGSITIDGDVLTNDEVRVYKHAKLNVTGTVTEGEEAGLSAIDLPELDFSAGGENIRVKRNHTLNLPEGSYGTVRVKRGATLRLSSGVYNMRRLYLYRGATLSVDLSGGPVTINVVKRLRIGMRARVNIESGSTRDVTFNVLGSTGRCRRDRIRIAPFAEFRGTLVAPRSRVRLGFRSELEGAVYAKRIYVSWRARFNPHAD